The following proteins come from a genomic window of Nothobranchius furzeri strain GRZ-AD chromosome 1, NfurGRZ-RIMD1, whole genome shotgun sequence:
- the LOC107396859 gene encoding protocadherin beta-1 gives MELEEQHRGRGERWRMRHLKELCVFVFLCLHLTKAQIRYSIQEELKTGSLVGNIAQDLGLDLKRLRSGRARIVTGENIQYTQLHADKGTLIVNERIDREQLCGDVTPCSFTFEILLENPMELHPVTIEVLDVNDNAPTFQNNHLEFEISESAALGSRFVLESADDADVGQNDLQNYVLTSNEYFVLKQHVNPDGSKYAEMVLQKSLDREEQPRLSLKLLAVDGGNPQKSGTVNIAIIILDINDNAPVFNQSRLW, from the coding sequence ATGGAGTTGGAAGAACAGCACCGAGGCAGAGGAGAAAGATGGCGAATGCGACATTTGAAAGAGCTGTGCGTTTTTGTATTTCTTTGCCTTCATCTAACAAAAGCTCAGATCCGGTATTCAATTCAAGAAGAGCTAAAGACTGGATCGCTTGTCGGTAACATCGCTCAGGACCTGGGTTTGGATCTAAAAAGGCTCCGTTCTGGTCGGGCTCGCATCGTTACCGGAGAAAATATCCAGTACACGCAGCTGCATGCAGACAAAGGGACTTTAATTGTGAATGAGAGAATAGAccgagagcagctctgtggggatGTTACACCATGCAGCTTCACTTTTGAGATTTTACTGGAAAATCCAATGGAGCTGCATCCGGTCACCATAGAGGTTCTGGACGTGAACGACAACGCGCCGACGTTTCAGAATAATCACTTGGAATTTGAAATAAGCGAATCCGCAGCGCTCGGTTCCCGTTTTGTCCTTGAGAGTGCAGACGATGCGGACGTGGGCCAAAACGATCTGCAAAATTATGTTTTGACTTCCAATGAATATTTTGTTTTGAAGCAACACGTTAATCCAGACGGAAGCAAATATGCTGAGATGGTGCTTCAAAAATCCCTAGATAGAGAAGAGCAACCACGCCTTTCACTGAAATTGCTGGCTGTAGATGGCGGAAACCCTCAGAAATCTGGTACAGTAAATATTGCTATTATCATTTTGGATATTAATGATAATGCTCCTGTGTTTAATCAGTCAAGGCTGTGGTGA
- the LOC107396857 gene encoding protocadherin gamma-A2-like, which yields MKRIKGCKMWIKVQDGGSSPLSNNATIIVQVTDQNDNPPQVLYLVQTGGSVVAEMVPRSAEVGYLLTKVVAVDVDSGQNAWLSYKLQKATDRALFEVGLQNGEIRTIRQVTDKDAQTRWGQELSNMCTTTRCAGPLTPERVTVSSAELLVRTCW from the coding sequence ATGAAAAGAATAAAAGGGTGCAAAATGTGGATTAAAGTGCAGGATGGAGGCTCCTCTCCTCTCAGCAACAATGCTACTATTATTGTACAGGTCACAGATCAGAACGATAACCCCCCTCAGGTCCTGTACCTGGTCCAGACTGGAGGGTCCGTGGTGGCTGAGATGGTGCCTCGTTCAGCAGAAGTGGGCTATCTGTTGACTAAAGTGGTGGCTGTTGATGTGGACTCTGGACAGAACGCCTGGCTCTCCTATAAACTGCAGAAAGCCACAGACAGGGCGCTGTTTGAAGTGGGCTTACAGAATGGAGAAATCAGAACTATCCGTCAAGTGACTGATAAAGATGCTCAGACACGCTGGGGACAGGAACTCTCCAACATGTGTACAACTACGAGGTGTGCAGGACCACTGACTCCAGAAAGAGTGACTGTAAGTTCGGCAGAGCTGCTAGTCAGAACGTGTTGGTAA